One window from the genome of Cucumis melo cultivar AY chromosome 12, USDA_Cmelo_AY_1.0, whole genome shotgun sequence encodes:
- the LOC103484245 gene encoding organelle RRM domain-containing protein 6, chloroplastic-like isoform X1, whose translation MTAGLSFTVTAAPKPFFQLQTTHHNNIRSTETHMRFQSFQSKLAYSSTPLPFFSARKTQSISESPLFSVACVSSSPSPRRYSPSTRLYVSGLSFRTTEESLRNAFKSFGQLVEVNLVMDRVANRPRGFAFLRYASEEESQKAIEGMHGKFLDGRVIFVEIAKSRSELRQGLKENSS comes from the exons ATGACCGCCGGCTTGTCTTTCACGGTCACAGCTGCTCCAAAACCCTTCTTTCAGCTTCAGACTACTCATCACAACAATATCCGTTCAACCGAGACGCATATGCGATTTCAAAGCTTTCAATCCAAATTGGCTTACAGTTCTACGCCACTCCCCTTCTTCTCTGCGAGGAAGACTCAATCAATTTCAGAGTCACCGCTCTTTTCAGTGGCATGTGTCTCTTCTTCACCTTCTCCCAGAAGATACTCGCCTTCAACCAGACTCTACGTCAGTG GACTTTCATTCCGGACCACTGAAGAGAGCTTGCGAAATGCTTTCAAAAGCTTTGGCCAACTTGTAGAAG TCAATCTGGTGATGGATAGAGTAGCCAATAGACCAAGAGGATTTGCCTTCCTCCGTTATGCTTCAGAAGAGGAGTCTCAAAAAGCTATCGAAGGAATGCACGGCAAG TTTCTGGATGGCAGGGTGATTTTTGTGGAAATTGCAAAATCCAGATCGGAGCTACGCCAAGGCCTTAAAGAAAACTCTAGCTAA
- the LOC103484245 gene encoding organelle RRM domain-containing protein 6, chloroplastic-like isoform X2 yields the protein MTAGLSFTVTAAPKPFFQLQTTHHNNIRSTETHMRFQSFQSKLAYSSTPLPFFSARKTQSISESPLFSVACVSSSPSPRRYSPSTRLYVSGLSFRTTEESLRNAFKSFGQLVEVNLVMDRVANRPRGFAFLRYASEEESQKAIEGMHGKVYSMDIPSPPLLIGKHELI from the exons ATGACCGCCGGCTTGTCTTTCACGGTCACAGCTGCTCCAAAACCCTTCTTTCAGCTTCAGACTACTCATCACAACAATATCCGTTCAACCGAGACGCATATGCGATTTCAAAGCTTTCAATCCAAATTGGCTTACAGTTCTACGCCACTCCCCTTCTTCTCTGCGAGGAAGACTCAATCAATTTCAGAGTCACCGCTCTTTTCAGTGGCATGTGTCTCTTCTTCACCTTCTCCCAGAAGATACTCGCCTTCAACCAGACTCTACGTCAGTG GACTTTCATTCCGGACCACTGAAGAGAGCTTGCGAAATGCTTTCAAAAGCTTTGGCCAACTTGTAGAAG TCAATCTGGTGATGGATAGAGTAGCCAATAGACCAAGAGGATTTGCCTTCCTCCGTTATGCTTCAGAAGAGGAGTCTCAAAAAGCTATCGAAGGAATGCACGGCAAG GTTTATTCGATGGATATACCCTCCCCACCTCTTCTCATCGGGAAGCATGAATTGATATGA
- the LOC103484245 gene encoding organelle RRM domain-containing protein 6, chloroplastic-like isoform X3 produces the protein MCLFFTFSQKILAFNQTLRLSFRTTEESLRNAFKSFGQLVEVNLVMDRVANRPRGFAFLRYASEEESQKAIEGMHGKFLDGRVIFVEIAKSRSELRQGLKENSS, from the exons ATGTGTCTCTTCTTCACCTTCTCCCAGAAGATACTCGCCTTCAACCAGACTCTAC GACTTTCATTCCGGACCACTGAAGAGAGCTTGCGAAATGCTTTCAAAAGCTTTGGCCAACTTGTAGAAG TCAATCTGGTGATGGATAGAGTAGCCAATAGACCAAGAGGATTTGCCTTCCTCCGTTATGCTTCAGAAGAGGAGTCTCAAAAAGCTATCGAAGGAATGCACGGCAAG TTTCTGGATGGCAGGGTGATTTTTGTGGAAATTGCAAAATCCAGATCGGAGCTACGCCAAGGCCTTAAAGAAAACTCTAGCTAA